tctaaagcaaaaagaaaaatgaaaagtaaactTATGTAAGCAAAAATTGGCTGTTAGGTATTTTTTTCAGATAAGAAAGAAATTAACTTACATAAAGTAACAAAATTTTCTGTCTTCACACACAACATCGCTATTTCCCATCTGTTTTTGTTGTGCGGCTTAAAATGGAGTTTACCGCTTCTGCAAATTTGTTGTTGCGctaatgtaaaagtttttcgtGAGCTGGTTTTGGATACATGTTTTTGTTAGCCCTTAGTTAGGCGCATATCTTTAGGCGTTCACTTTAAATTCCGAGTTGACCACTTCATACGTTTTTGATTGGTGGACAGTTTGAGAGACAGTGATGGAGCATACAGATCATTTTATAGAAACAAAGTACGTAAATTACAGAACTGTTTAAAGCTCTGAACGAGGCGTAGCAGTGATACACAGGCTCATACAACGACTATGGAGAGAAGAAACTGTTCCTGACGCAAGGCTGGTGGGATTGATAGTACCAATCCATAAAAAAGGGGACACGGCGCGATGTGAAAACTATCGTGGCTTCACACTACTCAGCACCTGCTACAAAATATTCTCATTCTCATTCTCAGTGGGAAAGAGAAGCAGTGGAAAAGCTTATAATATATGTGCAAGAAAATACTTGCTTGTATAATGTTCGCTCTAGTGAGTATATGGATCGACGCAAAAAAACGTCAGCATTTACAGATAtccataaaaaattggaaacggAAATGGTTGGCGTCACACTGgacgatgttaaaaaaaaatggaaaaacctcCGTAGCCAATATATGAGGGAGCTACGAATAcaaaaaaactccaaaaaaagtGGAAGTGGAGTTAACGATTTATACGAAGTAAAGCTTTGGTGTTTTGACCAGTTATCGTTCCTTGAAGGCCATGTTGCAACTAGGCAGAGCCAAGACAATACTGaggtaataataaaatgtatttcaatacATAACTGACATAATTTAACATGtttcacaaatttgtttttcagatGCCTCCTTCGAGTAACTCAAGTAATTTAAGTACAGCAAACAGCACAGAAACCGGTAGCTCGAGTGTAAGTGATGAGCcactgaaaaaaccaaaaaaggtaCAAAACTTGacgataaatatacaaaaaaaaataaaattttgttttttatagaaaaacaaCCAGTTCGCTGGTGTGCAACAGGAGCTGTCAGAATTTAGGTCTATGATCGAAAATAAACAACGAAATGGCAGAAAATACGCATGGTTGGGAGCTTTGGTTTCCAATCAAATGCATGAGGTAGATCCTGATAAATAGCAGGACGCCACTTGGGAAATCCAAtcagtgataaaaaaatatataggagAATCTCAACAGAAGCGTAGCACTCCAACATCGAACAGAACGTCTTCATCGTCAGACAAGGATCTGTTGCAGCTATCCATGGAGGGAGTTTTTGACGGAGAAGATTTTTGCGAATAAAGTAGGTATGGCTTAAAAAACTTATGGAACATGTTGATGTTGaattacaattgtttttttgtttcatttctagATCCTGAAGCACCAAAAAAAGTGATAATCATACTCCGTGCCAAATACtatgtaaataagtaataataagAATATGTTTAGAAATGTGTACACCAAAGTGCCTTAAAGAAAAGACTGAATTGAAAACCAATTATTTTTTCGTACCTTTGTTTCAGTTAAGCGTTTACacatgaagtgaattttttagtatttatttttttatcaaaaaacaaagactaatgtttacatatatataaataaaaacaaattatttattatgtaaCCAATCCAGTTTGCCttcttcattaaaatatttgagaaactGTTCACGTACGTTCTCTGCTGCACCTTTTCGCGGATTGTAGAATACATCGGAATCAGTTGAGTGGTTATTATTTACAGTTTCTGCGTTTACTCTCTCATCAGTGAACATTTCGCCATTTTCGATTAAATAATTGTGTAAAGCACAACacgtcaatacaattttctctACAGTGGCCACTTTCAGATTTATCGGAGCTAGAAGGACGCGAAATCTATTGGATAAAATTCCAAATGCATGTTCCACCACATGCCTTGCATGAGAGAGTCTTTgattaaaaacttgtttttccTGGCATTGCGTGTGGTAGGGATATGGCTTCATTAAATGCATCTGCAGAGGAAATGCATCGTCTCCGACTACGACGTACGGTAGGCGTCGATCGTTTCCTATTGAAGCAGCTTTTGGTATTTCCTTCTCTTCTTGCAGAACATCCCTTAATTTGCTTTGCAGAAATACTCCAGCATCGTTACTGCGACCGTTACAACCAACGTCCacgaaaataaatttggaattAGCATCCATCAGGGCTAGTAAAATTATACTTCTAGTCCCTTTATAATTGTAATAGAAAGCTCCTTCAGAACGTGATGGACGAAAAGTTATATGCTTACCATCTAACGCGCCAATGCAGTTGGGGAATTGCCATTTAACTGCAAATTCTTTTGCAATGGCCTCCCATTCTGAATTGCTGTTTGGAAACTGCGTAAAAATTGTcattaattgcaaaatattacaatttctaTACTAAAAATAGTGCATACCTTTAAATACGACGATTTCAATTTGTTATAAAGGGCACTGCATACCTCAGGAACTATACTGGAAATTGAAGATTTGGATAAACGGGTCTGGTAATCCAAACTCACGTAAGACTCTCCTGAAAAAACACCCGCTAATAACAATGCTACATTACCATTTCTTTTAACTTACCAGTGCTGAGAAATCGCAGCGTCAATGCTAATTTTTCTGCTGCGGGAATCGCGGCTCTCATAGTCGAATCAGAGCGTTGTATTTCATTCGCTATTAGCGACAGCAAATAATCAAATTGAGATTTTGATACTCGTAGGAAGTTCCTGTAGCTTTGCTCATCGTGTACCAGCAATTCTTTGTTTAAAAAGGCGAACGAGCCGCGATCGCACCTATTTTTCCTCCA
The sequence above is drawn from the Anastrepha obliqua isolate idAnaObli1 chromosome 4, idAnaObli1_1.0, whole genome shotgun sequence genome and encodes:
- the LOC129245462 gene encoding uncharacterized protein LOC129245462 isoform X1 — translated: MQLDSDDSDKEEILLGLARLGEKAASLPIKRAKRQWIKEWRKNRCDRGSFAFLNKELLVHDEQSYRNFLRVSKSQFDYLLSLIANEIQRSDSTMRAAIPAAEKLALTLRFLSTGESYVSLDYQTRLSKSSISSIVPEVCSALYNKLKSSYLKFPNSNSEWEAIAKEFAVKWQFPNCIGALDGKHITFRPSRSEGAFYYNYKGTRSIILLALMDANSKFIFVDVGCNGRSNDAGVFLQSKLRDVLQEEKEIPKAASIGNDRRLPYVVVGDDAFPLQMHLMKPYPYHTQCQEKQVFNQRLSHARHVVEHAFGILSNRFRVLLAPINLKVATVEKIVLTCCALHNYLIENGEMFTDERVNAETVNNNHSTDSDVFYNPRKGAAENVREQFLKYFNEEGKLDWLHNK
- the LOC129245462 gene encoding uncharacterized protein LOC129245462 isoform X2; translation: MQLDSDDSDKEEILLGLARLGEKAASLPIKRAKRQWIKEWRKNRCDRGSFAFLNKELLVHDEQSYRNFLRVSKSQFDYLLSLIANEIQRSDSTMRAAIPAAEKLALTLRFLSTGESYVSLDYQTRLSKSSISSIVPEVCSALYNKLKSSYLKFPNSNSEWEAIAKEFAVKWQFPNCIGALDGTRSIILLALMDANSKFIFVDVGCNGRSNDAGVFLQSKLRDVLQEEKEIPKAASIGNDRRLPYVVVGDDAFPLQMHLMKPYPYHTQCQEKQVFNQRLSHARHVVEHAFGILSNRFRVLLAPINLKVATVEKIVLTCCALHNYLIENGEMFTDERVNAETVNNNHSTDSDVFYNPRKGAAENVREQFLKYFNEEGKLDWLHNK